One Malania oleifera isolate guangnan ecotype guangnan chromosome 10, ASM2987363v1, whole genome shotgun sequence genomic region harbors:
- the LOC131166312 gene encoding nuclear pore complex protein NUP1 isoform X2, producing MATAAEGGAGGKFRKRPSRRTHTTPYDRPPTALRPIGNGSWISKLVDPASKLITSGANRLFSSVFRKRLPAPPLALPPAQETNQDSRDNRQEAITTVQEAAIIEYSNASKSSDGGSFAELEQILKLKTFTRSEIDHLTELLRARTQDLPVGESEKRPEANCSNLVADHDRQQNFAHNPVHENGIQSHKFFGATSTPVVSPRVSEEDVASPAELAKAYMGSRPSKVSPSMLGFRSQAFKEEGTLPSNPVFTPKPSITSLVQRSSLCNGIPDNSFRTLRSRGRSAIYSMARTPYSRAPPIVAQKGTGSTIDGYGGPSSSSRSTWDQNGILESKQVALKRRSSVLDEDVGSVGPIRRIRQKPNLLSAKGLSLPSSGTPLSRRGTGAGSDATQLSVSVAPKSLIVDESKHKTSKVLAEYGDNSVPGTNFSSVPSQSSETAAKILQHLDKLVSPLKEKLPELKQAAAREKSPAKLTTAMLHGQALRSLENVETPKFLQNIQDDNRKSDSHIASLPYVRDFTSQKQDKVESNGPMKTVASRDRVAPVMQDLDTTFSIEDTVPIQTADSATMKFIADPSKKKRSFQMSAHEDYLDLDDDDGYGAASVQLAEGKEKMDSNVVENKVAAEAVEVEKPSAFSEVKLPTNSVSNRRTDLETSDVPVVAEKNTGFTFALTTAPSATVQSTFLTPKSTSTVDPPVPPKELNVVPLLFGNGSKNVDKISPFTFSASSVNESSGLKSGACSNPSIESSSSFASGAIGAVPPKPESDKGEGKRLQKDVELFRKPDPAPLFVASTSSPPLAVSTATATSTSTSTSTSNRGIFSFGVNAVNPSLNNGSLSSSPSIFSSQTLSLGSNGSPSQIFSSSTPFTAVSTGTTAIATSVAPSAIDASSSALSTSSAAPSFPSAPIFNFGPSVAPALVSPVLAASGGETAGETKKTQETTTFGGTSTISSTGSSAFGFGASVPSSTAKNQPQGSTLFGIGSGSLATSQVSSSGTGVASFSQSTPIQFGSSAPSPIFGSTGPAPFSSSSSLFGSTAATSFGSSSLASASEPNSIGSGSGTGSGVFGSSWQSNKSPIFGSTFNSTSSTEFSFGSSASVPVSSSASMFFGSSTGSSSGSLFSFTSAAATAASSSLSPSQPVFGNSNSVFAFGLAPSVNNDQMNTEDSMAEDNVQVSTPAVPAFGQPPVSPPSGFVFGSSAAPSAAPSPFQFGGQQNQSTPPNPSPFQASGSLDFNAGGSFSLGTGGGTDKSSRKMIRVKHKQRRK from the exons ATGGCGACGGCGGCTGAAGGAGGTGCAGGGGGCAAGTTCCGTAAGAGGCCTTCCCGGCGTACCCATACGACGCCGTATGACCGACCCCCAACCGCTCTCCGCCCCATCGGCAACGGTAGTTGGATTTCGAAGCTTGTTGATCCCGCCTCCAAACTCATCACTTCCGGCGCTAATCGCCTATTCTCCTCCGTCTTCCGCAAGCGCCTTCCTGCGCCTCCCCTTGCTCTTCCTCCCGCCCAAG AGACAAACCAGGATTCAAGGGACAACCGGCAGGAGGCAATTACAACT GTACAAGAAGCAGCCATTATTGAATATAGCAATGCAAGTAAAAGTTCTGATGGTGGCAGCTTTGCTGAGCTTGAGCAAATTTTAAAGCTGAAAACCTTTACTAG ATCTGAGATTGATCATCTAACAGAACTCTTGCGTGCAAGAACCCAAGATTTACCTGTTGGGGAGTCGGAGAAAAGGCCTGAAGCCAATTGTTCAAATCTCGTAGCTGATCATGACAGACAGCAGAATTTTGCACATAATCCAGTGCATGAAAATGGGATTCAGAGCCATAAATTTTTTGGAGCTACTTCAACACCTGTTGTCAGTCCAAGA GTTTCCGAAGAGGATGTTGCTTCGCCTGCAGAGCTTGCAAAAGCTTACATGGGCAGTAGGCCTTCAAAAGTTTCACCCTCAATGTTGGGTTTCCGCAGTCAAGCATTCAAGGAAGAGGGAACTTTGCCAAGTAATCCAGTATTTACTCCAAAGCCATCCATTACGTCACTTGTACAAAGATCCTCACTCTGCAATGGGATTCCCGATAACAGTTTTAGGACTCTTCGATCTCGAGGCAGATCTGCAATATACAGTATGGCTCGTACACCATATTCCAGAGCTCCTCCGATTGTGGCTCAGAAG GGTACTGGATCCACAATTGATGGTTACGGAGGACCCTCATCATCATCTCGGAGTACCTGGGACCAGAATGGAATTCTAGAGTCTAAGCAAGTG GCTCTAAAGCGGAGAAGTTCAGTTTTAGATGAAGATGTTGGGTCTGTTGGTCCCATCCGTAGAATTCGTCAGAAACCTAATCTATTGTCTGCTAAAGGTTTGAGCTTACCATCTTCAGGCACTCCTCTTTCTCGTCGAGGAACAGGTGCTGGTTCTGATGCCACTCAACTATCGGTGTCTGTGGCACCAAAGTCACTCATAGTGGATGAATCCAAGCATAAAACTTCAAAAGTTCTGGCAGAATATGGTGATAACAGCGTTCCTGGTACAAATTTTTCATCTGTTCCTTCTCAGTCCAGTGAGACGGCTGCGAAAATATTGCAGCATCTTGATAAGTTGGTCTCTCCTTTGAAGGAGAAATTGCCAGAGCTGAAGCAAGCTGCTGCAAGGGAGAAATCTCCAGCTAAGTTAACCACAGCTATGTTGCACGGACAGGCTCTGAGAAGCCTGGAGAATGTAGAGACACCGAAGTTTCTGCAGAATATTCAAGATGACAACAGGAAATCTGATAGTCACATTGCCTCTTTGCCTTATGTTCGTGATTTTACTTCGCAAAAGCAAGACAAAGTTGAATCAAATGGTCCAATGAAGACTGTAGCATCTCGAGATAGGGTGGCTCCTGTGATGCAAGATTTAGATACGACATTTTCAATTGAAGATACTGTGCCTATTCAAACTGCAGATTCTGCTACTATGAAATTTATTGCTGATCCATCAAAAAAGAAACGGTCTTTCCAGATGAGTGCGCATGAG GATTATCTGGACTTGGATGATGATGATGGCTATGGTGCTGCATCTGTTCAGTTAGctgaagggaaagaaaaaatggATTCTAATGTGGTGGAAAACAAAGTTGCAGCTGAAGCTGTTGAAGTTGAGAAGCCTTCAGCTTTTTCTGAAGTTAAGCTTCCTACAAATTCTGTATCGAATAGAAGAACTGATCTAGAAACTTCTGATGTGCCTGTGGTTGCTGAAAAGAATACTGGGTTTACCTTTGCTTTGACTACTGCGCCCAGTGCAACTGTCCAGTCAACTTTTCTCACTCCAAAATCAACCTCAACAGTTGATCCTCCTGTTCCTCCAAAGGAATTAAATGTCGTTCCTTTGTTGTTTGGCAATGGCTCTAAAAATGTCGATAAAATCTCACCATTTACATTTTCTGCCTCTTCTGTCAATGAATCTTCAGGCTTGAAATCTGGTGCATGCTCAAATCCAAGTATAGAAAGCTCAAGCAG CTTTGCCAGTGGTGCCATCGGTGCTGTTCCCCCAAAACCTGAATCTGATAAAGGTGAGGGTAAGAGATTGCAGAAAGATGTTGAATTATTTAGAAAGCCAGATCCTGCACCTTTGTTTGTGGCATCAACGTCATCCCCTCCGCTTGCTGTGTCAACAGCAACAGCAACATCAACGTCAACGTCAACATCAACATCAAACAGAGGCATTTTTTCCTTTGGTGTTAATGCCGTCAATCCAAGTTTAAATAATGGGTCTCTTTCTTCAAGTCCTTCCATATTTTCTTCTCAAACTCTATCTCTAGGTTCAAATGGTTCTCCAAGCCAGATTTTCTCTAGTAGCACTCCATTTACTGCTGTATCCACTGGCACAACAGCCATTGCTACCAGTGTTGCACCATCTGCCATTGATGCCTCCAGTAGCGCCCTCTCTACATCATCTGCTGCTCCTTCATTTCCATCAGCGCCCATCTTCAATTTTGGACCTTCTGTGGCTCCAGCTCTGGTTTCACCTGTACTGGCCGCTTCTGGGGGAGAAACTGCGGGTGAAACCAAGAAAACGCAGGAAACCACTACTTTTGGGGGCACATCTACAATTTCAAGCACAGGAAGCAGCGCATTTGGATTTGGTGCTTCCGTCCCCTCATCAACTGCTAAGAACCAACCTCAGGGTTCTACTCTTTTTGGCATTGGCAGTGGATCTTTGGCTACTTCTCAGGTATCTTCTTCTGGAACTGGGGTAGCATCATTTTCTCAGAGCACACCCATTCAGTTTGGTTCATCTGCACCATCTCCAATATTTGGGTCAACTGGGCCTGCACCATTTAGTTCTAGCAGTTCTTTGTTTGGTTCTACTGCTGCTACTAGCTTTGGGTCGAGCTCTTTAGCATCTGCTTCAGAACCCAACTCCATTGGTTCTGGTAGTGGTACTGGTTCTGGCGTATTTGGTTCTAGTTGGCAATCCAACAAATCCCCCATCTTTGGCTCCACGTTTAATTCAACATCTTCAACTGAGTTTTCCTTTGGATCCTCagcttctgttcctgtttccagcAGTGCATCAATGTTTTTTGGTTCATCAACAGGTTCCTCCTCAGGTTCATTATTCTCATTTACTTCAGCTGCTGCCACCGCTGCTTCATCATCTCTCTCCCCATCTCAACCTGTGTTTGGTAACAGTAATTCTGTCTTTGCATTTGGTTTGGCTCCCTCTGTCAACAATGATCAGATGAATACGGAAGACAGCATGGCCGAGGACAACGTACAGGTATCCACACCAGCAGTTCCAGCATTTGGTCAACCACCTGTGTCCCCCCCATCTGGCTTTGTGTTCGGTTCATCAGCAGCTCCTTCTGCAGCACCTAGTCCCTTCCAATTTGGTGGCCAACAGAATCAATCCACTCCTCCAAACCCATCTCCTTTTCAAGCATCTGGCAGCCTGGATTTTAATGCTGGCGGGAGCTTCTCATTAGGCACTGGTGGTGGCACAGACAAGTCTAGCAGGAAGATGATTAGAGTGAAACACAAGCAGCGAAGGAAGTGA
- the LOC131166312 gene encoding nuclear pore complex protein NUP1 isoform X1 — protein MATAAEGGAGGKFRKRPSRRTHTTPYDRPPTALRPIGNGSWISKLVDPASKLITSGANRLFSSVFRKRLPAPPLALPPAQETNQDSRDNRQEAITTDPQVQEAAIIEYSNASKSSDGGSFAELEQILKLKTFTRSEIDHLTELLRARTQDLPVGESEKRPEANCSNLVADHDRQQNFAHNPVHENGIQSHKFFGATSTPVVSPRVSEEDVASPAELAKAYMGSRPSKVSPSMLGFRSQAFKEEGTLPSNPVFTPKPSITSLVQRSSLCNGIPDNSFRTLRSRGRSAIYSMARTPYSRAPPIVAQKGTGSTIDGYGGPSSSSRSTWDQNGILESKQVALKRRSSVLDEDVGSVGPIRRIRQKPNLLSAKGLSLPSSGTPLSRRGTGAGSDATQLSVSVAPKSLIVDESKHKTSKVLAEYGDNSVPGTNFSSVPSQSSETAAKILQHLDKLVSPLKEKLPELKQAAAREKSPAKLTTAMLHGQALRSLENVETPKFLQNIQDDNRKSDSHIASLPYVRDFTSQKQDKVESNGPMKTVASRDRVAPVMQDLDTTFSIEDTVPIQTADSATMKFIADPSKKKRSFQMSAHEDYLDLDDDDGYGAASVQLAEGKEKMDSNVVENKVAAEAVEVEKPSAFSEVKLPTNSVSNRRTDLETSDVPVVAEKNTGFTFALTTAPSATVQSTFLTPKSTSTVDPPVPPKELNVVPLLFGNGSKNVDKISPFTFSASSVNESSGLKSGACSNPSIESSSSFASGAIGAVPPKPESDKGEGKRLQKDVELFRKPDPAPLFVASTSSPPLAVSTATATSTSTSTSTSNRGIFSFGVNAVNPSLNNGSLSSSPSIFSSQTLSLGSNGSPSQIFSSSTPFTAVSTGTTAIATSVAPSAIDASSSALSTSSAAPSFPSAPIFNFGPSVAPALVSPVLAASGGETAGETKKTQETTTFGGTSTISSTGSSAFGFGASVPSSTAKNQPQGSTLFGIGSGSLATSQVSSSGTGVASFSQSTPIQFGSSAPSPIFGSTGPAPFSSSSSLFGSTAATSFGSSSLASASEPNSIGSGSGTGSGVFGSSWQSNKSPIFGSTFNSTSSTEFSFGSSASVPVSSSASMFFGSSTGSSSGSLFSFTSAAATAASSSLSPSQPVFGNSNSVFAFGLAPSVNNDQMNTEDSMAEDNVQVSTPAVPAFGQPPVSPPSGFVFGSSAAPSAAPSPFQFGGQQNQSTPPNPSPFQASGSLDFNAGGSFSLGTGGGTDKSSRKMIRVKHKQRRK, from the exons ATGGCGACGGCGGCTGAAGGAGGTGCAGGGGGCAAGTTCCGTAAGAGGCCTTCCCGGCGTACCCATACGACGCCGTATGACCGACCCCCAACCGCTCTCCGCCCCATCGGCAACGGTAGTTGGATTTCGAAGCTTGTTGATCCCGCCTCCAAACTCATCACTTCCGGCGCTAATCGCCTATTCTCCTCCGTCTTCCGCAAGCGCCTTCCTGCGCCTCCCCTTGCTCTTCCTCCCGCCCAAG AGACAAACCAGGATTCAAGGGACAACCGGCAGGAGGCAATTACAACT GATCCTCAGGTACAAGAAGCAGCCATTATTGAATATAGCAATGCAAGTAAAAGTTCTGATGGTGGCAGCTTTGCTGAGCTTGAGCAAATTTTAAAGCTGAAAACCTTTACTAG ATCTGAGATTGATCATCTAACAGAACTCTTGCGTGCAAGAACCCAAGATTTACCTGTTGGGGAGTCGGAGAAAAGGCCTGAAGCCAATTGTTCAAATCTCGTAGCTGATCATGACAGACAGCAGAATTTTGCACATAATCCAGTGCATGAAAATGGGATTCAGAGCCATAAATTTTTTGGAGCTACTTCAACACCTGTTGTCAGTCCAAGA GTTTCCGAAGAGGATGTTGCTTCGCCTGCAGAGCTTGCAAAAGCTTACATGGGCAGTAGGCCTTCAAAAGTTTCACCCTCAATGTTGGGTTTCCGCAGTCAAGCATTCAAGGAAGAGGGAACTTTGCCAAGTAATCCAGTATTTACTCCAAAGCCATCCATTACGTCACTTGTACAAAGATCCTCACTCTGCAATGGGATTCCCGATAACAGTTTTAGGACTCTTCGATCTCGAGGCAGATCTGCAATATACAGTATGGCTCGTACACCATATTCCAGAGCTCCTCCGATTGTGGCTCAGAAG GGTACTGGATCCACAATTGATGGTTACGGAGGACCCTCATCATCATCTCGGAGTACCTGGGACCAGAATGGAATTCTAGAGTCTAAGCAAGTG GCTCTAAAGCGGAGAAGTTCAGTTTTAGATGAAGATGTTGGGTCTGTTGGTCCCATCCGTAGAATTCGTCAGAAACCTAATCTATTGTCTGCTAAAGGTTTGAGCTTACCATCTTCAGGCACTCCTCTTTCTCGTCGAGGAACAGGTGCTGGTTCTGATGCCACTCAACTATCGGTGTCTGTGGCACCAAAGTCACTCATAGTGGATGAATCCAAGCATAAAACTTCAAAAGTTCTGGCAGAATATGGTGATAACAGCGTTCCTGGTACAAATTTTTCATCTGTTCCTTCTCAGTCCAGTGAGACGGCTGCGAAAATATTGCAGCATCTTGATAAGTTGGTCTCTCCTTTGAAGGAGAAATTGCCAGAGCTGAAGCAAGCTGCTGCAAGGGAGAAATCTCCAGCTAAGTTAACCACAGCTATGTTGCACGGACAGGCTCTGAGAAGCCTGGAGAATGTAGAGACACCGAAGTTTCTGCAGAATATTCAAGATGACAACAGGAAATCTGATAGTCACATTGCCTCTTTGCCTTATGTTCGTGATTTTACTTCGCAAAAGCAAGACAAAGTTGAATCAAATGGTCCAATGAAGACTGTAGCATCTCGAGATAGGGTGGCTCCTGTGATGCAAGATTTAGATACGACATTTTCAATTGAAGATACTGTGCCTATTCAAACTGCAGATTCTGCTACTATGAAATTTATTGCTGATCCATCAAAAAAGAAACGGTCTTTCCAGATGAGTGCGCATGAG GATTATCTGGACTTGGATGATGATGATGGCTATGGTGCTGCATCTGTTCAGTTAGctgaagggaaagaaaaaatggATTCTAATGTGGTGGAAAACAAAGTTGCAGCTGAAGCTGTTGAAGTTGAGAAGCCTTCAGCTTTTTCTGAAGTTAAGCTTCCTACAAATTCTGTATCGAATAGAAGAACTGATCTAGAAACTTCTGATGTGCCTGTGGTTGCTGAAAAGAATACTGGGTTTACCTTTGCTTTGACTACTGCGCCCAGTGCAACTGTCCAGTCAACTTTTCTCACTCCAAAATCAACCTCAACAGTTGATCCTCCTGTTCCTCCAAAGGAATTAAATGTCGTTCCTTTGTTGTTTGGCAATGGCTCTAAAAATGTCGATAAAATCTCACCATTTACATTTTCTGCCTCTTCTGTCAATGAATCTTCAGGCTTGAAATCTGGTGCATGCTCAAATCCAAGTATAGAAAGCTCAAGCAG CTTTGCCAGTGGTGCCATCGGTGCTGTTCCCCCAAAACCTGAATCTGATAAAGGTGAGGGTAAGAGATTGCAGAAAGATGTTGAATTATTTAGAAAGCCAGATCCTGCACCTTTGTTTGTGGCATCAACGTCATCCCCTCCGCTTGCTGTGTCAACAGCAACAGCAACATCAACGTCAACGTCAACATCAACATCAAACAGAGGCATTTTTTCCTTTGGTGTTAATGCCGTCAATCCAAGTTTAAATAATGGGTCTCTTTCTTCAAGTCCTTCCATATTTTCTTCTCAAACTCTATCTCTAGGTTCAAATGGTTCTCCAAGCCAGATTTTCTCTAGTAGCACTCCATTTACTGCTGTATCCACTGGCACAACAGCCATTGCTACCAGTGTTGCACCATCTGCCATTGATGCCTCCAGTAGCGCCCTCTCTACATCATCTGCTGCTCCTTCATTTCCATCAGCGCCCATCTTCAATTTTGGACCTTCTGTGGCTCCAGCTCTGGTTTCACCTGTACTGGCCGCTTCTGGGGGAGAAACTGCGGGTGAAACCAAGAAAACGCAGGAAACCACTACTTTTGGGGGCACATCTACAATTTCAAGCACAGGAAGCAGCGCATTTGGATTTGGTGCTTCCGTCCCCTCATCAACTGCTAAGAACCAACCTCAGGGTTCTACTCTTTTTGGCATTGGCAGTGGATCTTTGGCTACTTCTCAGGTATCTTCTTCTGGAACTGGGGTAGCATCATTTTCTCAGAGCACACCCATTCAGTTTGGTTCATCTGCACCATCTCCAATATTTGGGTCAACTGGGCCTGCACCATTTAGTTCTAGCAGTTCTTTGTTTGGTTCTACTGCTGCTACTAGCTTTGGGTCGAGCTCTTTAGCATCTGCTTCAGAACCCAACTCCATTGGTTCTGGTAGTGGTACTGGTTCTGGCGTATTTGGTTCTAGTTGGCAATCCAACAAATCCCCCATCTTTGGCTCCACGTTTAATTCAACATCTTCAACTGAGTTTTCCTTTGGATCCTCagcttctgttcctgtttccagcAGTGCATCAATGTTTTTTGGTTCATCAACAGGTTCCTCCTCAGGTTCATTATTCTCATTTACTTCAGCTGCTGCCACCGCTGCTTCATCATCTCTCTCCCCATCTCAACCTGTGTTTGGTAACAGTAATTCTGTCTTTGCATTTGGTTTGGCTCCCTCTGTCAACAATGATCAGATGAATACGGAAGACAGCATGGCCGAGGACAACGTACAGGTATCCACACCAGCAGTTCCAGCATTTGGTCAACCACCTGTGTCCCCCCCATCTGGCTTTGTGTTCGGTTCATCAGCAGCTCCTTCTGCAGCACCTAGTCCCTTCCAATTTGGTGGCCAACAGAATCAATCCACTCCTCCAAACCCATCTCCTTTTCAAGCATCTGGCAGCCTGGATTTTAATGCTGGCGGGAGCTTCTCATTAGGCACTGGTGGTGGCACAGACAAGTCTAGCAGGAAGATGATTAGAGTGAAACACAAGCAGCGAAGGAAGTGA